Proteins encoded within one genomic window of Eurosta solidaginis isolate ZX-2024a chromosome 1, ASM4086904v1, whole genome shotgun sequence:
- the Orc2 gene encoding origin recognition complex subunit 2 has protein sequence MSVTPAKRSAKKTTRTRTTSRSSNSEEVALVAVEDSDDENEAAKIRQRRRSIRKRTSPKKYNEDYVLIDDKRRKRSTRMLEETDEEQEEDGESYAPPSPTIRPNIADIQVLQVDEDIAGKNMYGFHTPKKRNGMALAAWNTPKTPKTPKTTHTPKTPKSSRPLKTQLQTKTPDTKHRRATVDPKTPSHVRHRVKNQIAQLMDSDSDFSASGSDFQPSDSSSSESSSSSDDDDDTAGDAGDDEPKTPHKGRRPIVVPVLPKTPSAARARQSARHKSKSSVDYVPESDGYFQAHASTKILTSDHTLDRLKNPRLPADRLFSLLNEMKPTAEHEDAISAMMEEYRSYFAKWLCILHEGFSLLLYGLGSKRLLLQSFHREVLAEQTVLVVNGFFPSLTLKDILDSIVGEILDGGGTVSPSNPHEAVDLIEEELSYTPQTHLYLIVHNLDGAMLRNTKAQAIFARLANLSQVHLLASIDYINTPLLWDRTRLSNFNFSWWDCTTMLPYSDETAFENSLLVQNSGELALSSMRSVFSSLTTNTRGIYMIIVKNQLKNKGNPNFQGMSFKDLYWSCREAFLVSSDLALRAQLTEFLDHKLVKSKRNIDGSELLSIPIDAVLLQQFLEEQEKKT, from the exons atgagtgtgacaccggCCAAACGTAGTGCCAAGAAAACAACACGAACACGCACTACATCCAGATCGAGTAACTCCGAAGAGGTTGCATTGGTAGCAGTCGAAGATTCGGATGACGAAAATGAGGCTGCCAAAATAAGGCAAAGACGCAGATCCATACGCAAACGTACGTCTCCCAAAAAATATAATGAGGATTATGTACTGATTGATGATAAGCGACGCAAAAGAAGCACGCGTATGCTGGAAGAGACGGACGAAGAGCAGGAGGAGGATGGTGAGAGTTATGCTCCACCATCGCCAACAATCCGACCAAATATAGCTGATATTCAGGTGCTGCAAGTGGATGAGGATATAGCCGGGAAAAATATGTATGGTTTTCATACGCCCAAAAAACGTAATGGAATGGCATTAGCTGCATGGAATACGCCAAAAACACCTAAAACACCGAAAACGACACATACACCAAAAACACCAAAATCATCACGTCCGTTGAAAACGCAGCTGCAAACAAAAACACCAGATACCAAGCATCGGCGAGCGACTGTTGATCCAAAGACACCATCACATGTGCGACATCGTGTTAAAAATC aaaTTGCCCAACTTATGGATTCTGATTCTGACTTTTCGGCAAGTGGTAGTGACTTTCAACCATCAGACAGCAGTAGTAGTGAAAGTTCGTCCAGTagcgatgatgatgatgatactgCTGGGGATGCCGGCGATGACGAACCAAAAACACCACATAAAGGACGTCGACCTATAGTTGTACCAGTGTTACCGAAAACTCCTTCCGCAGCGCGTGCACGTCAATCAGCACGCCACAAATCGAAATCCTCTGTAGATTATGTACCTGAAAGTGATGGATATTTTCAGGCGCATGCCAGTACTAAAATACTCACCTCTGATCATACGCTGGATCGTCTAAAAAATCCACGTTTGCCAGCGGATCGCTTATTCAGTTTGTTAAATGAAATGAAACCAACTGCCGAACATGAAGATGCAATTAGCGCTATGATGGAAGAATATCGGTCATATTTCGCTAAATGGCTATGCATATTGCATGAAGGTTTTAGTTTGCTGTTATATGGTTTAGGTTCAAAACGTCTGTTACTGCAATCCTTTCATCGTGAAGTACTGGCCGAACAAACAGTGCTTGTTGTCAATGGTTTCTTTCCCAGTTTAACATTGAAAGATATATTAGATAGTATTGTTGGTGAAATATTAGATGGTGGTGGTACAGTGAGTCCATCTAATCCACATGAGGCGGTTGATTTGATTGAAGAAGAGCTATCTTATACACCACAAACACATTTATATTTAATTGTACATAATTTGGATGGTGCTATGTTGCGGAATACAAAGGCGCAGGCGATTTTCGCGCGATTGGCGAATTTAAGCCAGGTCCATCTACTGGCGTCTATTGATTACATTAATACGCCGTTGT TATGGGATCGCACTAGATTAAGTAATTTCAATTTTTCTTGGTGGGACTGCACTACAATGTTGCCGTATAGTGATGAGACTGCATTTGAAAATTCACTGCTAGTACAAAATTCTGGCGAACTTGCGCTCTCATCAATGCGTAGCGTTTTCTCATCCTTAACAACAAATACGCGTGGTATTTACATGATCATTGTTAAGAATCAATTGAAGAATAAGGGAAATCCCAATTTTCAGG GTATGTCTTTCAAGGATTTATATTGGAGTTGTCGCGAAGCTTTTTTGGTCAGTTCGGATTTGGCCTTGCGCGCACAACTTACAGAATTTTTGGATCATAAGTTGGTTAAGTCGAAGCGTAATATTGATGGCTCTGAACTGCTAAGCATACCAATTGATGCAGTGTTACTGCAACAGTTTTTGGAGGAGCAGGAGAAGAAAACATAA